The genomic interval GCGGCAGGCGTGGCAGACCAGCTCTTCGGTCGGGGTGCGGCGGTACTCCAGCACGCCCTTGCACTTCGGGCACACGAGGATCTCCAGCAGGTCCTTCGGCAGGGTCATGGCCC from Gemmatimonadales bacterium carries:
- a CDS encoding Trm112 family protein → MTLPKDLLEILVCPKCKGVLEYRRTPTEELVCHACRLRYGVDDGIPIMLIDEAKPL